From the genome of Solanum pennellii chromosome 6, SPENNV200:
CTTTTGCAAAGTCTACATAAATCCAAAAAGgatatttgataattttctttCGTGTGATTTTAGATCGATATAATTCTATGTTAATATCTTCCCTCACCATAATTTCGTATTTAAGTAGTGTATTTGGTGATCAACACACGACATGACCATATCATTACAAGCAGATTAATTCCTTCTCCAATTTTATCCCTAATGCTTGCCTCTAATTGAACCAACTCACAAACTTGATGATCATTTTTTATTGTATCTAATCTTATATGATCGTATACATTAACATTTATGTTTCTACTATACTCATTTGGTAAATGTGTTGAATTTTATTGACCATtcacacataatatataaacattattAATCACATTACACACTTTTCCATTTCAACGTAACCTTCCaattttaaaatcacaaaagcgcaatttttttaaaaaaagataaaattaaaataactttgTCAACCGAAagtaaaatataagaaaatgacAATGCAATATTTgctgtttatttattattatatgcaaGAAATTAAAGGCACCACTACTCAATGACCCTACAATGACCAAATTGTCTCATTTCTCACTGCCCCATATGTCCCATGTAACATGGAGGAAATTATGGCACCTTTAATTCCCCTCACTATATAACTTCTCTTAAGCCCCCCTTCTccattcacacacacacacaaaaaaaaacttaggAAAAAGTACCAATAAATCTCATAAAAAACAAAGCCAAAAAAggtactttaaaaaaaaaagaaaattgggtgATGGAAATAGAATTGGCAAAGTGTGATTGTTGTGGATTAAAAGAAGAGTGTACAATAGAGTACATAAGTGAAGTTAAAGAGAATTTTGAAGGTAAATGGCTATGTGGATTATGTTCAGAAGCTGTTAGAGATGAATTTAATAGAGGAAAAAAGAAGcaatattttattgaaatggAAGAAGCTTTAAAAGCTCATATGTCATTTTGTAGAAAATATAAGTCTAATAATCCTGCTGTTCATGTTGCTGATGGTATGAGGCAAATGTTAAGAAGAAGGTCAGGTGATTTGTCAACTAATTCTTCTTCTAAGAAGTATACAAGTAGATCAATTACTACATAATAAGTAGGAGAtgtatctttcttttttcaaaacgTATCGAGTTCGAGCATtaacaatatataaaattactaatatatgtatatacacttctctttttaatagatttttatatatgatatgaattCGAATTAGTCAAATTAGCTTAGCCAGTTTCACATGTAATTAGTTAGAAGGTTGAAAAATAAGACCTCACGATCCCTTTTGATGACTAAATCTTAATGTACCATCTTTGTGTTGTACATATATAGAatgttagtaatattttttagtGGAGAGTACTATTgtgtttataattttgtttaatttctcTTTGTTCATGAGagtttatgttgtttatttttgAGTGAATAGGTTAAAGAGTTCTTAAATTTATAGTAttgttttttgatttttatatttaaattattggacgtttttatttttttggattacAACTCATTGCAGATTAAAAATCTTCTGTTGAATATACTGAGATAACTTGTTAGGAGATAAGTGTAGATAAAAAAAGAAGTCTTAAAAATTAGTCCATCTAACAAAATTAAT
Proteins encoded in this window:
- the LOC107022614 gene encoding uncharacterized protein LOC107022614, producing MEIELAKCDCCGLKEECTIEYISEVKENFEGKWLCGLCSEAVRDEFNRGKKKQYFIEMEEALKAHMSFCRKYKSNNPAVHVADGMRQMLRRRSGDLSTNSSSKKYTSRSITT